The following are encoded in a window of Rhizobium sp. 11515TR genomic DNA:
- a CDS encoding ABC transporter permease has translation MQRYPLSPAGMLTSFWNNRGLILALTEREVIGRYKGSFLGIMWSLFNPLLMLTIYTFFFSTVFKARWPGGSESKTEFALILFSGLLIFNFFSESLGRAPSLIVGNANYVKKVVFPLEIMGFVLVASAGFHFLASMVIWLLFYFIFFGLPSVQAIYFPFILIPLILLAMGSAWFLSSLGVYLRDVSQIVTAVIPALMFLSPVFFPISALPEQLHIIFQLNPLTFLIEEARGVLIWKQDLHWGHWLIQTVLSGIFAWLGYVWFQKTRRGFADVL, from the coding sequence ATGCAACGTTATCCTCTATCTCCTGCGGGAATGCTTACAAGCTTTTGGAACAATCGCGGCCTCATTTTGGCCCTGACCGAGCGCGAAGTGATCGGACGTTACAAAGGATCGTTCCTCGGCATCATGTGGTCGCTGTTCAATCCGCTTCTGATGCTGACAATCTACACATTCTTCTTCAGCACGGTGTTCAAGGCGCGCTGGCCCGGCGGAAGCGAGTCGAAAACCGAATTTGCTTTAATTCTCTTTTCAGGCCTGCTGATCTTTAATTTCTTCTCAGAAAGTCTCGGACGAGCGCCGTCCTTGATCGTCGGTAACGCCAATTACGTCAAGAAAGTTGTGTTCCCACTGGAGATAATGGGATTTGTCTTGGTGGCCTCAGCAGGATTCCATTTTTTGGCCAGCATGGTCATTTGGCTATTGTTCTACTTCATCTTTTTCGGTCTGCCGTCCGTGCAGGCCATATATTTCCCGTTCATCCTGATTCCGCTGATTCTTTTGGCCATGGGATCTGCCTGGTTCCTTTCCTCACTGGGCGTCTATCTCCGCGACGTGAGCCAGATCGTTACCGCGGTCATTCCCGCATTGATGTTCCTTTCGCCGGTTTTCTTTCCCATAAGCGCTCTGCCGGAACAGCTCCACATCATCTTCCAACTCAATCCACTGACTTTCCTCATTGAGGAAGCCCGAGGGGTCTTGATCTGGAAACAGGACCTGCATTGGGGTCACTGGCTTATCCAAACGGTTCTTTCCGGCATATTCGCATGGTTGGGCTACGTCTGGTTTCAGAAGACGCGAAGAGGTTTTGCTGATGTCCTCTGA
- a CDS encoding glycosyltransferase: protein MSYWRGIVRNFAYASSRKIFWALPAPLRHHLHGFRHSLVRWLRKGGSQGQPQADDIGWESFRDGPLSNRGYRLVFILEASIDWKVTLYQRPHHMALALGRLDCLVLYRTTGDGVVGFRPIEKNVWLTNDPNVESIDGAIRCFYSTTLFADDQELLSAKRNGFVIYEYIDHIDASISGGTHSLKRLLKLKQGAFAYADLVVSSAKLLQDEAVQARGASRCVFIPNGVDVSHYRNEANASHDIPHALRAFKENHRHVVGYFGAIAPWLWYELMEDVSELMPDIGFVFIGPDYSGCVPQLPRKENVLYLGPVDYKNLPSHARLFDVCFIPFVMGDIARSTSPLKLFEYFALEKPVVVTGDMQECVVYEEVFSGNDAVQFARAIENALKVRNDPSFKQRLRDLADANKWDIRAETYVSKIESLIASADPVL from the coding sequence ATGTCTTATTGGCGTGGGATCGTTCGAAATTTTGCTTATGCTAGCTCCCGGAAAATATTCTGGGCGCTGCCGGCGCCGTTGCGCCATCATCTGCATGGCTTTCGGCATTCTCTCGTGCGGTGGCTTCGCAAAGGAGGAAGCCAGGGGCAGCCACAGGCCGATGATATCGGCTGGGAGAGTTTTCGCGACGGACCGCTCTCCAACAGGGGCTATCGCCTTGTCTTCATTCTGGAAGCCAGTATCGACTGGAAAGTAACTCTGTATCAACGACCACACCATATGGCGCTTGCGCTGGGGAGGCTTGACTGTCTGGTATTGTATCGGACGACAGGAGATGGCGTTGTCGGCTTTCGCCCCATTGAGAAGAACGTCTGGCTTACGAACGATCCGAACGTAGAATCAATTGACGGCGCAATTCGTTGTTTTTATAGCACTACCTTGTTCGCTGATGATCAAGAGCTCTTGTCCGCGAAGAGAAATGGATTCGTGATCTACGAATACATTGACCACATCGACGCCTCTATTTCTGGAGGCACGCATAGCCTCAAACGCCTTCTAAAGTTGAAACAAGGGGCGTTCGCGTATGCTGATCTTGTCGTTTCCTCCGCGAAATTGCTGCAGGACGAGGCTGTTCAAGCGAGAGGCGCATCCCGCTGTGTTTTCATTCCCAACGGTGTCGATGTTTCACACTATCGAAACGAAGCAAATGCTTCACACGACATCCCACACGCGTTGCGAGCGTTCAAAGAAAACCATCGCCATGTCGTCGGCTATTTCGGAGCGATAGCCCCATGGCTGTGGTATGAACTGATGGAGGACGTCAGCGAACTGATGCCCGATATCGGATTCGTCTTCATCGGGCCCGATTACAGCGGTTGTGTGCCGCAACTTCCGCGCAAGGAAAACGTACTTTACTTGGGGCCTGTCGACTACAAAAATCTCCCGTCCCATGCACGCCTTTTCGATGTCTGTTTCATACCCTTCGTGATGGGTGACATAGCGCGCTCCACGTCGCCGCTTAAGCTCTTCGAATATTTTGCTCTCGAGAAACCAGTCGTGGTAACGGGTGACATGCAGGAGTGCGTTGTGTATGAGGAGGTTTTCTCTGGCAACGATGCGGTGCAGTTTGCCCGAGCCATTGAAAATGCATTGAAAGTCCGGAATGATCCCTCATTTAAGCAGCGCTTGCGTGATCTTGCTGATGCGAACAAATGGGATATTCGGGCAGAAACTTACGTTTCTAAGATAGAATCCCTGATCGCAAGTGCCGATCCTGTTCTCTGA
- a CDS encoding glycosyltransferase — translation MTKATTTGIVIVSYNAPDALIATLASIRRAHNDNSTKLILVDNASNSDDRCKIREAITAHISEVGSGWRYIEEPENLGFSGGNNVGIREFLADDTITHICLLNSDVIVTDHWLDRMLAHGKDIISSVTNKADSEQCIPIDYSAELSEFIGAGTTKISEAPYQRVKNFADRRHEAWQGNLVEADVTFFCVLLTRDACQNIGLLDETFFPGGFEDDDYCLRARKLGYDIFLARDTFIHHWGSASFGKLQYEYFSARAEKNKRYLEEKHGFCWSRRPEKPIVSFCMDAAFALGKPGDSACRSDLAAYMRNLDHQIDYFETEFQNLSGAFEAYRDLASEDLAKRVSAAGTFGDVVAAWTRTKTTIVKLVKTASIAEESIATITADLNSIAEAVHNRVECNFAVHDFVSTLERDGKGATARLRRPSSVAPTGSPTGKISRLIWLARRGIGFLRQLDGIVFFGGYFYPERQSDGYFQRIQIVDRLFRDRWRIYVESEELTGRNVWFDRPEANVLVLRVMGNRKLKMLVRLLAAAAVLRTRKIYFHSVLRMYDNRFGKFLHLPFIRKAVDIHGVVPEEFRMHDDFYSALIYDKQERLAVQKAGIVIVVTKAMENYLRQKFRDALKARSISFPMFPTFEPSIATRPLENGKPIVVYAGGLHRWQQVPKMIDAIAKTADHCQHRFYTPQPDVVKAMLSANLVDSVVVESKTHAELMEIYPHCHYGFILREDSIVNKVACPTKLVEYLAMGIVPIIDSENIGDFKSLGMQYITLPDFLASELPDESTRARMAHENLAVYERLQEVRQSGAEQIYQFFSPQRAATIRSRVATRLHRSLPPETIGGRFARRFWRKISPTVRRPIVEATASVPLTDLISVPRECDILVQVDNFEAGGLENVVLDLNDTLAKANYKIVLLVLGNRGAAVDQARRRGQKIICQTYSPVAYERVIDHLKPKLILAHYSTHGLQACNDRDIPFLQVIHNVYMWFNEQQRQEFSDNAKLTTKFIAVSDYVRDYSISRLGVPEEKCVVIPNGIDFAPFHDFVPSEARESLREKYGIRKDDFVFVDIGAVNHQKNHLGTLKAFEIAARACENAKLAILGPVYEPVLMDELNAYIAAKGLEKKVIYCGAAPRSHEHFAMADAFVSGAFFEGGQLILLEAIRSNLPIATSRVGFSSSFEGRPGIEVVPPPQDIAQYRGAIWELKSTEEFESRMADAMIRIWTNPVRPNFSDDELNKLERSTSYQKYSALMKAQLTQDKECATEFQIRIA, via the coding sequence ATGACCAAAGCCACAACTACTGGCATCGTTATTGTTTCTTACAACGCTCCCGACGCGCTGATTGCGACGCTGGCCAGTATAAGACGCGCGCATAATGACAATTCGACCAAGCTCATATTGGTGGACAACGCGTCCAATTCAGACGACCGGTGTAAGATACGAGAGGCAATTACGGCCCATATTTCGGAAGTAGGTAGTGGCTGGCGTTACATCGAGGAACCGGAAAACCTCGGCTTTTCAGGCGGCAACAATGTCGGCATCCGAGAATTTCTTGCTGACGATACGATAACCCACATCTGTCTACTAAATAGCGATGTGATCGTGACGGATCATTGGCTGGACAGAATGCTGGCGCATGGGAAAGATATCATCAGTTCCGTCACCAACAAAGCCGATAGCGAGCAATGCATACCGATCGATTACAGCGCAGAGTTGAGCGAATTCATCGGGGCTGGCACAACGAAAATTTCTGAGGCGCCCTATCAGCGCGTGAAGAATTTCGCCGACCGCCGACACGAAGCCTGGCAAGGCAATCTGGTTGAGGCTGACGTCACGTTTTTCTGCGTCCTTCTGACCAGGGACGCTTGTCAGAACATCGGTCTTTTGGATGAAACATTCTTTCCCGGCGGCTTCGAGGATGACGATTATTGCCTTCGCGCCCGAAAGCTTGGCTACGATATCTTTCTGGCGCGCGATACGTTCATCCATCATTGGGGATCAGCTTCGTTCGGCAAGCTGCAATATGAATATTTCAGCGCCCGGGCCGAAAAGAACAAGCGCTATCTGGAGGAAAAGCACGGCTTCTGCTGGAGTAGGCGACCGGAAAAACCGATCGTCTCCTTTTGCATGGATGCGGCATTTGCCCTTGGCAAACCCGGCGATTCCGCATGCCGCTCCGATTTGGCGGCATACATGCGCAATCTCGACCATCAGATAGACTATTTTGAAACCGAGTTCCAAAATCTCTCGGGGGCCTTCGAAGCCTATCGCGACCTCGCTTCGGAGGATCTGGCAAAGCGGGTGTCGGCGGCAGGGACATTTGGAGACGTAGTTGCCGCATGGACGCGTACAAAAACGACAATCGTCAAGCTCGTGAAGACCGCTTCGATCGCTGAGGAAAGCATCGCTACGATTACGGCCGACCTGAACAGTATAGCGGAGGCGGTCCACAATCGCGTCGAATGCAATTTTGCCGTCCATGACTTTGTCTCGACCCTCGAACGTGATGGCAAAGGCGCCACAGCAAGACTGCGTCGCCCCTCAAGCGTGGCGCCAACGGGCAGTCCCACCGGAAAAATTTCCAGGCTCATCTGGCTTGCGAGAAGAGGCATCGGGTTTCTGCGGCAGCTGGATGGTATCGTGTTTTTCGGGGGCTATTTTTACCCCGAGCGCCAGAGCGATGGCTATTTTCAGCGAATTCAGATTGTTGATCGGCTCTTCCGGGATCGTTGGCGCATTTATGTCGAGAGCGAAGAGCTGACCGGCCGCAATGTATGGTTTGATCGCCCGGAAGCGAATGTTCTCGTACTGAGAGTGATGGGCAACAGAAAGCTGAAAATGCTGGTGCGGCTGCTAGCCGCCGCAGCGGTTCTTCGCACGCGCAAGATTTATTTCCATAGTGTATTGCGGATGTACGACAATCGCTTCGGCAAGTTTCTGCATCTGCCCTTCATACGCAAGGCTGTCGACATCCATGGCGTGGTGCCGGAAGAATTCCGGATGCATGACGATTTTTACAGCGCACTCATCTATGACAAGCAGGAGCGCCTGGCAGTTCAAAAGGCCGGCATCGTGATTGTCGTCACGAAGGCAATGGAGAATTACCTCCGGCAGAAGTTTCGCGATGCGCTAAAGGCTCGAAGCATTTCGTTCCCGATGTTCCCGACCTTTGAGCCATCGATAGCGACGCGACCGCTGGAAAACGGAAAACCGATCGTCGTATACGCCGGGGGGCTACATCGCTGGCAACAGGTGCCGAAGATGATCGATGCAATCGCGAAAACTGCGGACCATTGCCAGCACCGCTTCTACACTCCGCAACCGGACGTGGTGAAGGCGATGCTATCGGCAAATCTGGTGGATTCCGTTGTGGTGGAATCGAAGACGCATGCCGAATTGATGGAGATCTATCCGCATTGCCACTACGGCTTCATCCTGCGCGAGGACAGTATCGTCAATAAGGTCGCCTGCCCCACCAAGCTCGTCGAATATCTGGCGATGGGGATCGTTCCCATTATCGATTCCGAAAATATCGGCGATTTTAAATCGCTCGGCATGCAGTACATTACGCTACCTGACTTCCTCGCGTCCGAATTACCAGATGAAAGCACCCGTGCCCGGATGGCGCATGAAAATCTGGCCGTTTACGAAAGGCTCCAAGAGGTCCGCCAATCAGGCGCAGAGCAGATCTACCAATTTTTCTCTCCGCAACGCGCGGCTACCATCCGTTCTCGCGTCGCAACGAGATTACACCGCTCTCTTCCCCCTGAAACAATTGGCGGACGGTTCGCGCGCCGTTTCTGGCGGAAAATCTCCCCTACTGTCCGCAGACCTATTGTCGAGGCGACCGCCAGTGTCCCTTTGACAGATCTGATCAGCGTCCCACGCGAATGCGATATTCTCGTTCAGGTCGACAATTTTGAAGCCGGCGGGTTGGAGAACGTCGTCCTTGATCTCAACGATACGCTTGCGAAGGCAAATTATAAAATCGTCCTTCTTGTGCTCGGTAATCGCGGAGCCGCAGTGGATCAGGCACGCCGCCGCGGTCAAAAGATAATTTGCCAAACCTATAGCCCGGTGGCCTATGAAAGGGTCATCGACCATCTCAAGCCGAAATTGATCCTCGCTCATTATTCGACGCACGGATTGCAGGCTTGCAACGACAGGGATATTCCGTTCCTGCAAGTCATCCACAATGTCTACATGTGGTTTAATGAGCAGCAGCGGCAGGAGTTTTCCGACAACGCCAAGCTTACGACCAAATTTATTGCCGTTTCCGACTATGTTCGAGATTACAGCATTTCCCGCCTCGGGGTTCCCGAGGAGAAATGCGTCGTCATTCCGAACGGTATAGATTTTGCGCCATTCCATGATTTTGTACCCTCCGAAGCGCGCGAGAGCCTTCGCGAGAAATACGGAATCAGAAAAGACGATTTCGTGTTTGTCGACATCGGTGCCGTAAATCATCAGAAAAATCATTTGGGCACGCTGAAGGCATTCGAGATCGCCGCGCGCGCATGCGAGAATGCCAAGCTCGCTATATTGGGGCCAGTCTACGAGCCCGTTCTGATGGATGAGCTCAATGCGTACATTGCCGCCAAAGGCCTCGAAAAGAAAGTCATATACTGCGGAGCTGCGCCGCGGTCCCACGAACATTTCGCCATGGCTGACGCATTTGTCAGCGGCGCCTTCTTTGAAGGTGGTCAGCTTATTCTGCTTGAGGCTATCCGCTCAAATCTGCCTATCGCAACCAGCAGAGTTGGCTTCTCTTCTTCGTTTGAGGGACGTCCCGGAATCGAAGTTGTTCCGCCCCCTCAAGACATTGCGCAGTATCGAGGGGCGATTTGGGAGTTGAAATCTACCGAAGAGTTCGAAAGCCGAATGGCGGATGCAATGATCCGCATCTGGACAAATCCCGTTCGCCCGAATTTCAGCGACGACGAACTAAACAAGCTTGAAAGAAGTACGAGTTATCAAAAATATAGCGCGCTCATGAAAGCGCAGCTAACACAAGACAAGGAATGCGCAACTGAATTTCAAATTCGGATAGCATGA
- a CDS encoding class I SAM-dependent methyltransferase, whose product MQARSSNSRIVDLIVQSCGYGKVLECNQGTDSLLPKLLEVGVDGYVIGQSQTDVKRMNANFPGRCIEGSPLKLSFPDESFETIVSIGCLEKLAAEDITTALGEMYRVSSRYVFLQVATGQSAEAPLPHASQDRTWWETHCFEAGFRKHPLFYQINPYESLNSDGAHILIPLEKVPRAALQHYDLTVLVEERLLHTDMLRETGRRSDAHCIRYHKAAEYIRPGDRVLDVACGQGYGSHILYSLSKARSVIGIDLSDFSIDYANAHYGRSDAVRFEVGDAQALSQIPDNSIDFITAFETIEHVPDPDAYLIQLKRVLKPSGRLMVCAPNNWVDETGKDPNPYHLHVYTWERLIDECGLYFLLEKGFFQTAGGGMRYHHSPRSWVEVPPQKEREQDGEWVLLLCMADPMAGKGIAYQETAWSQPDSSDFHVSAFARDYENPWLVRGMVAIGMRARSETLLSSMQEQVLKTANPTSADFGSALCGQIYAAAQQDGGSEARLQELQEAALRYAAIATPSPHQLRWQVSLLFSIGEAARKHGKADVAADFYSRCAAIDVVPYSPLLGNKTLDALHWLSIFALAKGDVQQARAHLEKSIGEAQRLMSASWLNIIGTPTKPLPFGFPEVSQLMDRAARAAYMLNSLDDYRTKPGLFHYESQGFFERQLRAAAARTQELEATVSSLAHELINMEASRRELGQQVAETEARAQELGHQVAEVEARAQEFARQVVALNAQRLAGNTASNQGSLRSHMARGVRLISHRISKLISKNKS is encoded by the coding sequence ATGCAAGCTCGCTCATCCAACTCCAGAATTGTGGATCTGATCGTTCAGTCCTGCGGCTATGGCAAGGTCCTGGAGTGCAACCAGGGCACAGATTCGCTGCTACCGAAATTGCTGGAAGTTGGCGTCGATGGCTATGTCATCGGGCAATCCCAAACAGACGTCAAACGGATGAATGCGAACTTTCCCGGCCGCTGCATTGAAGGTTCGCCTTTAAAGCTATCGTTTCCCGATGAGAGTTTTGAAACCATCGTCTCAATCGGCTGTCTCGAAAAGCTGGCCGCCGAGGATATCACGACAGCGCTGGGCGAGATGTATCGTGTCTCATCCCGCTATGTCTTTTTGCAGGTAGCGACCGGACAGAGTGCAGAAGCCCCTTTGCCGCATGCGTCTCAAGACCGAACATGGTGGGAAACCCATTGCTTTGAAGCTGGCTTCCGCAAGCATCCGTTATTCTACCAGATCAACCCATATGAATCGTTGAACAGCGACGGTGCCCATATCCTGATCCCGCTCGAAAAGGTTCCTCGGGCAGCGCTGCAGCACTATGATTTGACCGTTCTCGTCGAGGAGCGTCTGCTGCATACGGACATGCTTCGCGAAACAGGCAGACGAAGTGACGCACATTGCATTCGCTATCACAAGGCGGCTGAATATATTCGCCCAGGCGACCGTGTGCTCGATGTCGCGTGTGGGCAGGGCTATGGGAGCCACATCCTCTATAGCCTATCGAAAGCCCGATCGGTGATCGGGATAGACCTTAGCGATTTCAGCATCGATTATGCAAATGCCCATTACGGCCGTTCGGACGCCGTCAGATTTGAGGTTGGAGATGCCCAGGCTCTCTCGCAGATACCTGATAACAGCATCGATTTCATTACCGCGTTCGAGACCATAGAGCACGTTCCGGACCCCGATGCCTATCTGATCCAGCTGAAGCGCGTCCTCAAGCCCTCCGGACGCTTGATGGTTTGTGCCCCGAATAACTGGGTTGATGAAACCGGCAAAGATCCCAATCCCTATCATCTCCACGTCTATACCTGGGAACGCCTTATCGACGAGTGCGGATTGTATTTCCTGCTGGAGAAGGGCTTTTTCCAGACGGCGGGCGGCGGTATGCGCTATCATCATTCGCCCCGCAGTTGGGTCGAAGTGCCGCCGCAGAAAGAACGCGAACAGGATGGCGAATGGGTCCTGCTTTTGTGCATGGCCGATCCGATGGCGGGCAAGGGCATAGCATATCAGGAGACGGCCTGGAGTCAGCCTGACTCATCGGACTTTCATGTATCGGCTTTTGCACGAGACTACGAAAATCCCTGGTTGGTGAGAGGCATGGTCGCGATCGGTATGCGCGCCCGTTCCGAGACGCTGCTGTCGAGCATGCAAGAGCAGGTGCTGAAAACAGCCAACCCCACCTCGGCCGACTTCGGAAGTGCCCTTTGCGGCCAAATCTATGCCGCGGCGCAACAAGACGGAGGCTCGGAAGCGCGCCTCCAGGAACTACAGGAAGCCGCTCTCCGTTACGCTGCCATTGCAACACCATCACCTCATCAGCTGCGATGGCAGGTCTCCCTGCTGTTTTCTATCGGGGAAGCAGCAAGAAAACATGGCAAAGCCGACGTCGCGGCAGATTTTTATTCCAGATGCGCCGCAATCGACGTTGTGCCCTATAGTCCGCTGCTCGGAAACAAGACGCTTGATGCCCTTCATTGGCTAAGCATCTTTGCGCTCGCCAAAGGTGATGTCCAACAGGCACGGGCACATCTGGAAAAAAGTATCGGAGAAGCGCAGCGCCTGATGTCCGCCTCCTGGCTGAACATCATCGGAACTCCGACAAAGCCGCTGCCTTTCGGCTTTCCGGAAGTATCCCAGCTGATGGATAGGGCGGCACGAGCCGCCTACATGCTGAATTCGCTAGATGATTACCGGACAAAACCGGGGCTTTTCCACTATGAAAGCCAAGGCTTTTTCGAAAGGCAATTAAGAGCAGCTGCCGCCAGAACACAAGAATTGGAGGCGACGGTCAGCTCACTTGCCCACGAGCTCATCAACATGGAAGCATCAAGGCGGGAGCTCGGACAGCAAGTTGCCGAGACCGAAGCTCGTGCACAAGAGCTGGGGCATCAAGTCGCCGAAGTAGAAGCGCGCGCGCAAGAATTCGCGCGGCAAGTCGTAGCATTGAACGCTCAGAGGCTTGCCGGCAATACTGCGAGCAATCAGGGTTCATTGCGTTCACACATGGCGCGAGGCGTTCGTCTTATTTCGCACCGAATTTCTAAGCTGATCTCGAAGAACAAGTCATGA
- a CDS encoding ABC transporter ATP-binding protein, with protein sequence MSSDEISISVQGLGKRYEIYSSPRERLKQFILPSIQRVIGRDVVAHYKEHWALRDISFEIKKGEAFGIVGRNGSGKSTLLQIITGTLAPTIGNVTTKGRIAALLELGSGFNPEFSGRENVYLNAMLLGMTREQVDERFDKIAAFADIGDYLEQPVKTYSSGMLVRLAFAVQVQIDPDILIVDEALAVGDALFQKRCFARIEKLLSDGVTLLFVSHDQESVRTLTHRAILLKNGHEVLTGSSSEVLLSYRKLLHEEESAYFSRLSPKQATASVGSKTPAASNSPNKGTSLPGRSDSLSFGDGGIEVTTVQTFDADGEPCAVFYPGDPVRIRVSCHSTITTDHINVSIRIRSREGIKIYSWGTLNQDMQVLNGALDGEVFWIREIQENEDFDVWLECSCTLGPNLYEVQAAVSYEGKPDYTEQRILHWKDEAAFFQTLIRQNEYTFGGMTDLRMKATW encoded by the coding sequence ATGTCCTCTGACGAAATCTCCATCAGCGTCCAGGGTCTCGGAAAGCGTTACGAGATCTATTCATCGCCGCGTGAACGGCTGAAACAGTTTATTCTGCCGTCGATCCAACGCGTGATCGGAAGGGATGTCGTAGCCCACTACAAAGAACATTGGGCATTGCGGGACATCTCGTTCGAGATCAAAAAAGGCGAGGCCTTTGGCATCGTCGGCCGGAACGGAAGCGGCAAGAGCACGCTGCTGCAAATCATCACCGGAACTCTCGCCCCGACCATCGGGAATGTGACGACGAAGGGTCGCATCGCCGCACTTCTTGAACTGGGCTCCGGCTTCAACCCGGAATTTTCCGGGCGAGAGAACGTATATCTCAATGCCATGTTGCTCGGCATGACCCGCGAACAAGTCGACGAGCGCTTTGACAAGATCGCCGCATTTGCCGATATTGGCGACTATCTGGAGCAGCCGGTCAAAACCTATTCGAGCGGAATGCTGGTTCGTCTCGCATTTGCCGTTCAAGTGCAGATCGACCCCGACATCCTGATCGTGGATGAAGCTCTCGCGGTTGGCGATGCCCTCTTTCAAAAACGCTGTTTTGCTCGGATCGAGAAATTACTCTCGGATGGGGTGACGTTACTTTTCGTATCTCATGACCAGGAGTCCGTTCGGACTCTCACACATCGCGCCATCCTTCTGAAGAATGGACATGAAGTTCTGACCGGCAGCTCATCGGAAGTCCTGCTTTCCTACCGAAAGCTTCTGCATGAAGAAGAATCGGCGTATTTTTCACGCCTGTCGCCCAAACAGGCCACGGCCTCCGTCGGCTCGAAGACGCCGGCGGCGTCGAACAGCCCGAACAAGGGCACTTCCCTGCCGGGACGCAGCGACAGCCTGTCTTTCGGGGACGGCGGCATCGAGGTGACGACGGTTCAGACTTTCGATGCGGACGGTGAACCTTGTGCGGTCTTCTATCCGGGAGATCCGGTCAGAATACGAGTTAGCTGCCATTCCACAATCACAACTGATCACATCAACGTTTCGATACGGATCAGAAGCCGGGAAGGCATCAAGATATACTCTTGGGGAACGCTGAACCAAGACATGCAGGTTCTCAACGGCGCCCTTGATGGCGAAGTATTCTGGATACGCGAAATTCAGGAGAACGAAGATTTTGATGTATGGCTCGAATGCAGTTGTACGCTCGGTCCCAATTTATATGAGGTCCAGGCCGCCGTTTCCTATGAAGGGAAGCCGGATTACACCGAGCAACGCATTCTGCATTGGAAGGATGAAGCAGCATTTTTCCAGACATTAATACGCCAAAACGAATATACGTTTGGCGGCATGACCGATTTGCGCATGAAAGCGACATGGTGA